From a single Streptomyces liliifuscus genomic region:
- the urtE gene encoding urea ABC transporter ATP-binding subunit UrtE: MKLEIDDIRVGYHRSLVLHGVSVEVPDDGVAAVLGHNGAGKSTLLRAAVGLLTPSSGAIRLDGEDIGRRKPHERVARGMAYVPQGQQAFPHLTTAENLQLVADGRRRGRAAIDEALDLFPALRTLSGRRAGLLSGGQRQQLAIARALVTEPRILLLDEPTEGIQPSVVAEIEETILALAARGGLSVLLVEQHVGFAMRAAQRYYVLEAGRVTSFGEGGQEAERSVREALSV, encoded by the coding sequence ATGAAGCTGGAGATCGACGACATACGGGTCGGCTACCACCGCAGTCTCGTCCTGCACGGAGTCTCCGTGGAGGTGCCGGACGACGGTGTCGCCGCGGTGCTCGGGCACAACGGCGCGGGCAAGAGCACGCTGCTGCGGGCGGCCGTGGGGCTGCTCACCCCGTCGAGCGGTGCGATCCGTCTCGACGGCGAGGACATCGGCCGCCGCAAGCCTCACGAGCGCGTGGCGCGCGGCATGGCGTACGTGCCGCAGGGCCAGCAGGCCTTCCCACATCTCACGACGGCGGAGAACCTCCAGCTGGTCGCGGACGGCCGCAGGCGCGGCAGGGCGGCGATCGACGAGGCGCTCGACCTGTTCCCCGCGCTGAGGACTCTGTCGGGGCGGCGGGCGGGGCTGCTCTCCGGCGGCCAGCGGCAGCAACTGGCCATCGCCCGGGCCCTGGTGACGGAGCCTCGGATTCTCCTGCTCGACGAGCCGACCGAGGGCATCCAGCCCTCGGTCGTGGCCGAGATCGAGGAGACGATCCTCGCGCTGGCCGCCCGCGGCGGGCTCTCGGTGCTCCTCGTCGAACAGCACGTCGGCTTCGCGATGCGGGCGGCGCAGCGGTACTACGTCCTGGAGGCGGGCCGGGTCACGTCGTTCGGCGAGGGCGGGCAGGAGGCTGAGCGGTCGGTGCGGGAGGCGCTGAGCGTGTAG
- the urtD gene encoding urea ABC transporter ATP-binding protein UrtD: protein MSELSGLEIRRLRVSFDGFTAVDGVDLDVRPGDLRFLIGPNGAGKTTLVDAVTGLVKAEGSVLFGGAELLGRSVHTIARSGIGRTFQTATVFEELTVLQNLDIAAGAGRGMLTMLRRRKGVPEPVARALETVGLAELADSPAGTLAHGQKQWLEIGMLLVQDVRLLLLDEPVAGMSHDERQATGELLERISEERTVVVIEHDMDFMRSFARSVSVLHAGKVLSEGTVAEVQADPKVQEVYLGHAAVEGAELILPEEPEPAGGAAPSAAVQEA from the coding sequence ATGAGTGAACTCTCGGGCCTTGAGATACGCCGACTGCGGGTGTCCTTCGACGGGTTCACCGCCGTCGACGGAGTGGACCTCGACGTGCGGCCGGGCGATCTGCGCTTCCTGATCGGACCCAACGGCGCGGGCAAGACCACGCTCGTCGACGCCGTCACGGGCCTCGTGAAGGCCGAGGGCTCCGTGCTCTTCGGCGGGGCGGAACTGCTGGGGCGGAGCGTGCACACCATCGCCCGGTCGGGGATCGGCCGCACGTTCCAAACCGCCACCGTCTTCGAGGAGTTGACGGTCCTTCAGAACCTGGACATCGCGGCCGGTGCCGGACGAGGCATGCTGACGATGCTGCGGCGCCGCAAGGGCGTGCCGGAGCCCGTCGCGCGTGCCCTGGAGACGGTCGGGCTCGCGGAGCTGGCCGACTCCCCCGCCGGAACGCTCGCCCACGGGCAGAAGCAGTGGCTGGAGATCGGCATGCTCCTCGTGCAGGACGTACGACTGCTGCTGCTCGACGAGCCGGTCGCCGGGATGAGCCACGACGAACGGCAGGCCACGGGCGAGCTGTTGGAGCGCATCAGCGAGGAGCGGACCGTGGTCGTCATCGAGCACGACATGGACTTCATGCGTTCCTTCGCGCGCAGCGTCAGTGTGCTGCACGCGGGCAAAGTGCTGAGCGAGGGGACGGTGGCCGAGGTACAGGCCGACCCGAAGGTGCAGGAGGTGTACCTCGGGCACGCGGCGGTTGAGGGCGCCGAGTTGATTCTGCCCGAGGAGCCCGAGCCCGCGGGTGGCGCCGCCCCCAGTGCGGCCGTACAGGAGGCGTGA